The Buttiauxella selenatireducens genome has a window encoding:
- a CDS encoding DsbA family protein yields MSTTTLHYIFDPLCGWCYGAAPLVDAAQAVPGLAIALHGGGMMVGSHRRKIDAQWRGHVIEHDARIAAMTGQPFGEAYINGLLLDTTAIMDSAPPTCAILAAEKLAGRGLEMLHLVQVAHYQQGKRVADRPVLEGLAQEAGFPVGEFMQEMALIEATTLADHIAQSRALLAKVQGPGFPTFVLEDAQGQLHVLPVGQYLGDAQAWQALLREYVSAQ; encoded by the coding sequence ATGAGCACAACGACCCTGCATTACATTTTCGATCCGCTTTGTGGTTGGTGCTACGGTGCCGCACCGTTAGTGGATGCCGCCCAGGCGGTTCCTGGCCTTGCCATCGCCCTGCATGGTGGCGGCATGATGGTGGGCAGCCACCGTCGCAAAATCGATGCGCAATGGCGCGGTCATGTGATTGAACATGATGCGAGGATTGCCGCCATGACCGGGCAGCCGTTTGGCGAGGCGTATATCAACGGTCTGTTGCTGGATACCACCGCGATTATGGACTCAGCACCGCCGACCTGTGCAATCCTCGCCGCTGAAAAGCTCGCCGGGCGAGGGCTGGAGATGCTGCACCTGGTTCAGGTTGCGCATTATCAACAGGGTAAACGTGTAGCGGATAGGCCGGTGCTGGAAGGGTTAGCACAAGAGGCCGGATTCCCTGTGGGTGAGTTTATGCAGGAAATGGCGTTAATTGAGGCGACTACGCTTGCTGACCATATCGCCCAGAGCCGTGCGCTACTGGCAAAAGTTCAGGGGCCAGGGTTCCCCACTTTCGTGCTGGAAGATGCGCAAGGCCAGCTCCATGTCCTTCCGGTCGGGCAGTACCTTGGCGATGCGCAGGCGTGGCAGGCTTTACTGCGCGAATACGTTAGCGCCCAGTAA
- a CDS encoding LysR family transcriptional regulator yields MDRLTAANVFITIVERGSMIAAAEQLEMSRAMVTRYLAQMEEWAGARLLHRTTRKLSLTDAGERTLVLSRKMLDVANDIDRVEDPQSDEISGLLRITCSQSLGQTALVGAVTQFLKQHPLVTVDLQMNNRTVNLVEERIDLALRITNELDPNLIARPLSICQSVVCASPDYLAAHGTPQHPEDLASHNCLTYSWFGKSLWYFEHDGEQSSVAVSGNLSANESVVLLAGTLQAAGISMQPYYSAAPLLATGELVELLPDYQPQQMEIYGIYTSRKQMPAALRAMLDFLVAWFASDEQWLKMMR; encoded by the coding sequence ATGGATCGCCTCACGGCAGCAAACGTCTTTATCACCATCGTCGAACGAGGCAGCATGATTGCCGCCGCTGAACAGCTTGAGATGTCGCGCGCTATGGTCACGCGTTATCTGGCGCAAATGGAAGAGTGGGCGGGCGCCCGGCTTTTGCATCGCACCACACGCAAGTTGAGCCTGACGGACGCGGGCGAACGTACGCTGGTGCTCTCACGCAAAATGCTCGACGTTGCCAACGACATAGACAGGGTTGAAGACCCGCAAAGCGACGAAATTAGCGGCTTATTACGCATCACCTGCTCGCAATCGCTGGGACAAACCGCGTTGGTGGGCGCTGTGACTCAGTTCCTGAAACAACACCCGTTAGTGACGGTTGATTTGCAGATGAACAACCGTACGGTGAACCTGGTGGAAGAGCGCATCGATCTGGCGCTACGTATCACCAATGAACTCGACCCCAATCTGATTGCCCGCCCGCTTTCAATATGCCAATCCGTTGTTTGCGCCTCACCGGACTATCTGGCCGCGCACGGCACGCCGCAACACCCCGAAGATCTCGCCAGTCATAATTGCCTGACCTATTCGTGGTTTGGCAAAAGCCTGTGGTATTTCGAGCACGACGGTGAACAATCAAGCGTCGCCGTCAGTGGCAATCTTAGCGCCAACGAATCCGTGGTGTTACTGGCCGGGACATTACAAGCCGCCGGTATCTCAATGCAGCCGTATTATTCAGCCGCCCCGCTGCTGGCAACCGGCGAACTGGTTGAGTTATTACCCGACTACCAGCCACAGCAAATGGAGATTTACGGCATCTATACCTCCCGCAAACAGATGCCTGCGGCGCTACGTGCAATGCTGGATTTCCTGGTGGCATGGTTTGCCTCAGATGAGCAGTGGCTGAAGATGATGCGTTAG
- a CDS encoding DUF2877 domain-containing protein, translated as MSFHNNGIDIGNDKRIDLSRATRWQPDALYLSPQRRQEIDWQSLAQITLASVIQSSSLFYFQSDNIFYQEMSRLLQLHRAKLILALREENCFAIENEMTALLGLGIGLTPTGDDYLSGLSAVLFINGHPANKYRSLFTSVLACARNKTTLLSAITLREAIDQRFRESIHDFIYHALNGEQQNIQQLINEIKKIGSSSGCDMLCGMADAFALTRYDGGNHVNQDCD; from the coding sequence GTGAGTTTTCACAATAACGGCATTGATATTGGCAACGATAAACGCATTGATTTATCACGCGCTACACGCTGGCAACCTGATGCACTTTATTTGAGCCCACAACGTAGACAAGAAATTGACTGGCAAAGTCTGGCGCAAATCACCCTGGCCAGTGTGATACAGAGTTCGTCATTATTTTATTTTCAGAGCGATAATATTTTTTATCAGGAAATGAGTCGCTTGCTGCAATTACACCGGGCGAAACTTATTTTAGCGCTACGGGAAGAGAATTGTTTTGCTATTGAAAATGAAATGACCGCGTTGTTGGGATTAGGCATTGGGCTGACACCTACGGGCGATGATTATCTTTCAGGATTAAGTGCGGTGCTATTTATTAATGGGCATCCGGCCAATAAATATCGCTCGTTATTTACTTCTGTATTAGCGTGCGCCAGGAATAAAACCACGCTTCTCAGTGCCATTACGCTACGGGAAGCTATTGATCAACGCTTTCGTGAAAGTATCCATGATTTTATTTATCACGCACTGAACGGCGAACAACAAAATATTCAGCAGTTAATTAATGAAATTAAAAAAATAGGGTCAAGTTCAGGTTGTGACATGCTTTGCGGCATGGCAGATGCCTTCGCGTTGACCCGATATGACGGAGGAAATCATGTCAACCAGGATTGTGATTAA
- a CDS encoding LysR substrate-binding domain-containing protein gives MNSIFTEENLQAFTTTARYASFSKAAVELGVTTSAVSYTIKRIETYLDVVLFVRNTRSIELTESGYYFYRKATELLNDFHAIKRGVDTISQGIEVKVRICINQLLYTPRHTAKLLQILKKQFPTCLITITTEVYNGVWDAIINNQANIAIGAPDTLLDGGGIDYTEIGAIRWEFAIAPTHPLAFMPEPISESQLRLYPNIMVEDTALTLNKKVGWLLHGQEAILVPDFNTKCQCQILGEGVGFLPDYMVREAQESGLLVTRQINNPRQHSRMLLATQHAATGQVTQWIKKQFAAGGLLAEIYGDLLHRE, from the coding sequence ATGAACTCTATTTTCACCGAAGAAAACCTCCAGGCTTTTACCACGACTGCCCGTTACGCCAGTTTCAGCAAAGCCGCCGTGGAGCTGGGTGTCACCACGTCTGCCGTCAGCTACACCATCAAGCGAATTGAGACTTACCTCGATGTGGTGCTGTTTGTGCGCAACACGCGCAGCATCGAATTAACCGAGTCAGGCTACTATTTCTATCGCAAGGCGACTGAATTGCTTAACGATTTCCATGCCATCAAACGCGGCGTCGATACCATCTCGCAGGGAATTGAAGTGAAGGTGCGCATTTGCATCAATCAGTTGCTCTATACCCCGCGCCACACCGCAAAACTGCTGCAAATTCTCAAGAAACAGTTTCCCACTTGCCTGATTACGATTACCACTGAGGTTTACAACGGCGTGTGGGACGCGATTATTAATAATCAGGCGAATATTGCGATTGGCGCGCCGGATACGCTGCTCGACGGCGGCGGCATCGACTACACCGAAATCGGTGCGATTCGCTGGGAATTTGCCATCGCCCCGACCCACCCGCTGGCGTTTATGCCGGAGCCTATTTCTGAAAGCCAGTTGCGCCTGTATCCCAATATCATGGTGGAAGACACCGCGCTGACGCTCAATAAAAAAGTGGGCTGGTTACTGCACGGCCAGGAAGCGATTCTGGTGCCGGACTTTAACACCAAATGCCAGTGCCAGATTTTGGGAGAAGGGGTAGGTTTTTTGCCTGATTACATGGTTCGTGAAGCGCAAGAAAGCGGTCTGCTGGTCACGCGCCAGATAAACAACCCGCGCCAGCATTCACGCATGTTGCTGGCAACCCAACACGCCGCCACCGGGCAGGTCACCCAGTGGATTAAAAAGCAGTTTGCGGCGGGCGGATTACTGGCCGAGATTTATGGAGATTTGCTGCATCGGGAGTAG
- a CDS encoding xanthine permease, which translates to MNSIKLEWKRGDWAAYFGLMTNNLTNLLTMMGLLIFVVGIPTEIVYGRIAPAFGLAVLVASVCYAWFGLQLAKETGRKDVTALPSGPSAPSIFTVTFLVLMPVYQQTGDAEFAIQIGLVWCFVEAMILVGGSFLGETIRKMIPRTVLLSCLSGLGLLLLAMNPMLQAFEAPTVSFIVLLLIFINWFGKKPIFARIPTGLLLLVAGTALAWISGLQSPEAIKASMSSFGFNPPSIHVDSFLQGLPHALPYLASAVPLGLANYIFDLENIESAHAAGDEYNTRKVMLTNGLASTLGCLMGNPFPVTVYVGHAGWKAMGASIGYTLASGVTMFIVPLFGLGAFMLAIIPMTAIVPILVFIGVVTANQVVRETPKIEVPVIFICLFPWIANWALTMVNSVMAAAGTSAAKIGPEALAHKGVFYQGLVHLGNGAPLASMLWGCVAIFAIINKPLRGAIAAAVGALLALFGVIHAPMVGIAQGSSLMFVTAYLMMGAMFVVKHVLDRREAAATSVTAVSDS; encoded by the coding sequence ATGAATAGCATCAAGCTGGAGTGGAAACGTGGTGACTGGGCAGCGTATTTCGGGTTAATGACGAACAACCTGACCAACTTGCTGACCATGATGGGATTGCTCATTTTCGTTGTGGGTATTCCGACTGAAATTGTTTATGGACGTATTGCGCCAGCCTTCGGGCTGGCGGTACTGGTCGCAAGCGTGTGCTACGCATGGTTTGGTTTGCAACTGGCAAAGGAGACAGGGCGAAAAGACGTTACCGCGCTGCCATCCGGACCCAGCGCGCCTTCGATTTTTACCGTGACATTTTTGGTGCTGATGCCGGTTTATCAGCAAACGGGCGATGCCGAGTTTGCGATTCAAATTGGCCTGGTGTGGTGCTTTGTTGAAGCGATGATTCTGGTGGGCGGTTCGTTCCTTGGCGAAACCATCCGCAAGATGATCCCCCGCACCGTGTTGCTGTCGTGCCTGTCTGGTTTAGGGCTGCTGTTGTTAGCCATGAACCCGATGTTACAGGCTTTCGAAGCGCCAACGGTTTCATTCATCGTGCTGTTGCTTATCTTCATTAACTGGTTTGGCAAAAAGCCTATTTTTGCCCGCATTCCGACCGGTTTGCTGCTGCTGGTTGCCGGTACTGCGCTGGCCTGGATTTCAGGTCTGCAAAGTCCGGAAGCCATCAAAGCGTCAATGTCATCGTTCGGGTTTAACCCGCCATCGATTCATGTTGATAGCTTCCTGCAAGGCCTGCCACATGCGCTGCCTTACCTCGCATCCGCGGTGCCGTTGGGCCTGGCGAACTACATTTTCGACCTGGAAAACATCGAAAGTGCTCACGCCGCAGGGGATGAATACAACACGCGTAAAGTCATGCTGACCAACGGGCTGGCGTCAACGCTCGGTTGCCTGATGGGGAACCCGTTCCCGGTCACGGTGTATGTCGGTCACGCAGGCTGGAAAGCGATGGGCGCAAGTATCGGTTATACGCTGGCGTCGGGTGTGACCATGTTTATCGTGCCGTTGTTCGGGCTGGGTGCGTTCATGCTCGCCATTATTCCGATGACTGCGATTGTGCCGATTCTGGTGTTTATCGGCGTGGTCACCGCCAACCAGGTGGTGCGTGAAACGCCGAAAATAGAGGTGCCGGTTATCTTTATCTGCCTGTTCCCGTGGATAGCCAACTGGGCGTTGACCATGGTGAATAGCGTGATGGCAGCCGCAGGAACGTCGGCGGCGAAAATCGGCCCGGAAGCGCTGGCTCACAAAGGCGTGTTTTATCAAGGGTTGGTGCATTTGGGTAACGGCGCGCCGCTGGCCAGTATGTTGTGGGGCTGCGTGGCTATCTTCGCCATCATCAACAAACCGTTACGCGGCGCGATTGCGGCGGCAGTCGGTGCGTTGCTGGCCCTGTTTGGCGTGATTCACGCGCCGATGGTTGGCATTGCGCAGGGCAGTTCGCTGATGTTCGTCACTGCGTATTTGATGATGGGCGCAATGTTTGTGGTGAAGCATGTGTTGGACCGACGTGAAGCGGCGGCGACTTCGGTGACTGCGGTTTCAGATAGCTAA
- a CDS encoding ankyrin repeat domain-containing protein produces the protein MSQKELIAEFLNAAQLGQLENLKQCLNDGVDINATNRQGRTAITLASLHKKYDCIEYLIAAGADINKQDETCFNPFLLSCLNNDLTLLRLILPANPDLNVLSRFGGVGITPASEKGHVEIVRELVTRTEINVNHTNFVGWTPLLEAIVLNDGGPKQQEIVKLLLDHGANPHMTDKYGKSPLTLARDKGYHEIAELLVNAGA, from the coding sequence ATGTCTCAGAAAGAACTCATTGCAGAATTTCTAAATGCAGCACAGCTCGGGCAGTTGGAAAACCTCAAACAATGCCTCAACGATGGCGTGGATATTAATGCCACTAATCGCCAGGGACGCACCGCAATTACACTCGCCAGTTTGCACAAAAAATATGATTGCATCGAGTATTTAATCGCAGCCGGTGCTGATATTAATAAACAAGATGAAACTTGCTTCAATCCATTCCTGCTGAGCTGCCTGAATAACGACCTCACATTATTACGACTGATATTGCCGGCAAATCCTGACCTGAATGTATTATCTCGTTTTGGTGGTGTTGGAATTACCCCAGCCAGCGAAAAAGGCCACGTCGAAATTGTGCGTGAATTAGTGACGCGCACGGAAATAAACGTCAATCACACAAACTTTGTTGGCTGGACGCCACTGCTGGAAGCCATCGTGCTTAATGACGGCGGCCCTAAGCAGCAAGAGATCGTCAAACTGCTGCTGGACCATGGTGCGAATCCGCACATGACTGACAAATACGGCAAATCTCCGCTGACGCTTGCGCGGGATAAAGGCTATCACGAGATTGCTGAATTGCTGGTAAACGCCGGCGCGTAA
- a CDS encoding MBL fold metallo-hydrolase, translated as MFKHQKSLLALALIGVSTWANAASPLKMDVYNPGEKSVFPVSSEIISGEHEVVLIDAQFQGNDAEQLVKKIKATGKTLTTVYISHSDPDFYFGLDKIHAAFPDAKIVATPETINAIESSKEGKLAYWGPILKDNAPQTIIVPQPLSGNRFTVDGHQIEVKGNTADRTFVWVPALKAVVGGVPVSGNNIHLWVADTQTVKSRAAWLQTLESIKALKPKVVVPGHFLPGAPQTLESVTFTQNYLTALEVALPKAKDSAELIAMMKKQYPNLKDESSLELSAKVLKNEMKWPQ; from the coding sequence ATGTTTAAACATCAAAAATCATTACTGGCACTGGCTCTTATTGGCGTCAGCACCTGGGCGAATGCCGCCAGCCCATTGAAGATGGACGTCTATAATCCCGGCGAAAAAAGCGTTTTCCCGGTCTCTTCCGAAATTATTAGCGGCGAACATGAAGTAGTGCTGATCGATGCTCAGTTCCAGGGTAACGATGCCGAGCAACTGGTGAAGAAAATTAAAGCCACCGGCAAAACATTGACCACGGTTTATATCAGCCATTCAGACCCTGATTTCTACTTTGGGCTCGATAAAATTCATGCCGCGTTCCCTGACGCTAAAATTGTTGCGACACCGGAAACTATCAACGCGATCGAGTCTTCAAAAGAGGGCAAACTGGCGTACTGGGGACCGATTCTGAAAGACAATGCGCCGCAGACGATTATCGTCCCGCAGCCTTTGTCGGGCAACCGTTTCACCGTTGATGGGCATCAGATTGAAGTGAAAGGCAACACGGCGGATCGTACCTTCGTCTGGGTTCCTGCGTTAAAAGCAGTGGTCGGTGGAGTGCCCGTTTCTGGCAACAATATTCATTTATGGGTCGCGGATACGCAAACCGTGAAATCTCGCGCCGCCTGGCTGCAAACGTTGGAAAGCATTAAAGCGCTGAAGCCGAAAGTCGTGGTGCCGGGGCATTTCTTACCGGGTGCGCCGCAAACGCTGGAGTCTGTTACCTTCACGCAAAACTACCTCACCGCGCTGGAAGTGGCTTTACCCAAGGCAAAAGATTCGGCAGAACTGATTGCGATGATGAAAAAACAGTACCCAAATCTGAAAGATGAATCGAGCCTGGAACTCAGTGCGAAGGTGCTGAAAAACGAAATGAAATGGCCGCAATAA
- a CDS encoding carbamate kinase family protein, producing MKQLVVVAIGGNSIIKDNASQSVEHQQIAVKEVAQTVLEMLSSDYDIVLTHGNGPQVGLDLRRAEIAHEKEGLPLTPLANCVADTQGGIGYLIQQALNNRLGKQGDKKAVTVITQVEVDPNDPNFAHPTKPIGAFFSEQQCDALKAVHPDWQFVEDSGRGYRRVVASPEPQRIVEADAIGALIKQGFVVIGAGGGGIPVIRTTEGDYQSVDAVIDKDLSTALLAREVKADILVITTGVEKVCIHFGKPEQRALDEVTVEQMAQFSAQGHFPPGSMLPKITASLAFLRNGGKRVIITTPEKLPAALRGETGTHIVNA from the coding sequence ATGAAACAACTCGTCGTCGTCGCCATCGGTGGCAATAGCATCATCAAAGACAACGCCAGCCAGTCGGTTGAACATCAACAAATCGCAGTAAAAGAAGTCGCTCAGACAGTGCTGGAAATGCTCTCATCGGATTACGACATCGTGCTGACACACGGCAATGGCCCGCAAGTAGGGCTGGATTTGCGTCGTGCGGAAATCGCCCACGAAAAAGAAGGGCTGCCGCTCACACCGCTGGCAAACTGCGTGGCGGATACCCAGGGTGGCATCGGTTATTTGATTCAACAAGCGCTCAATAATCGCCTGGGAAAACAGGGCGATAAAAAAGCGGTCACCGTGATTACGCAAGTGGAAGTGGACCCCAACGATCCGAACTTTGCCCATCCCACTAAACCGATTGGCGCGTTCTTTAGCGAACAGCAGTGTGACGCGCTGAAAGCCGTGCACCCTGACTGGCAGTTTGTCGAAGACTCCGGGCGCGGATACCGCCGGGTGGTGGCTTCACCGGAACCTCAACGCATCGTTGAAGCCGATGCCATTGGTGCGCTTATCAAACAAGGTTTTGTGGTGATTGGCGCGGGCGGCGGAGGTATTCCCGTGATTCGCACCACGGAGGGCGATTACCAGAGCGTGGATGCGGTTATCGATAAAGATCTCTCGACCGCGCTGCTGGCCCGCGAAGTGAAGGCGGACATTTTGGTTATCACCACCGGCGTTGAGAAAGTGTGTATTCACTTTGGCAAGCCAGAACAGCGAGCCCTCGACGAAGTGACGGTCGAGCAAATGGCACAATTTAGCGCGCAGGGGCATTTCCCGCCGGGAAGCATGCTGCCGAAAATCACTGCCAGCCTTGCGTTCCTGCGTAATGGCGGCAAGCGCGTCATTATCACTACACCGGAAAAATTACCCGCCGCACTGCGTGGCGAAACCGGGACTCATATCGTTAATGCTTAA
- the fdrA gene encoding acyl-CoA synthetase FdrA, with protein MSTRIVIKKNTYFDSVSLMSISTKANQLEGVEQAFVAMATEMNKGVLKNLGLLNDELEQANNGDLMIVIKGASDAANEATLEAIEGLFTRKDNGGSRHEARYATLTSASNNVPESNLAVISVNGAFAAREARQALENDLNVMLFSDNVSLEDELALKQLAHSKGLLMMGPDCGTAIINGAALCFGNAVRRGSIGIVGASGTGSQELSVRIHEFGGGVSQLIGTGGRDLSEKIGGIMMLDAIQMLEDDAQTEVIVLVSKPPAESVARKVLQRAQDCRKPVVVCFLGTKETRADEPGLQFARATKEAALKAVLLTGIKKESLDLHPLNWPLIEEVRSRLKPEQKYIRALFCGGTLCDEAMFAALEKYPDVYSNIQPNPEYRLKDVNVSIAHTFLDFGDDDFTNGKPHPMIDPTNRISRLLQEARDPEVGVIAMDFVLGYGSHEDPVGVMLDAIKEAKAIAARDGRHLEILGYVLGTDLDTPSLAQQCQMLTDAGVIWASSSTNTGLLAREFVCKENAQ; from the coding sequence ATGTCAACCAGGATTGTGATTAAAAAGAATACCTATTTTGATTCTGTCTCACTGATGTCCATCTCAACCAAAGCTAACCAGCTGGAAGGGGTTGAACAGGCGTTTGTGGCAATGGCCACCGAGATGAACAAAGGCGTGCTGAAAAACCTCGGCTTGTTAAACGATGAGCTCGAACAGGCCAACAATGGCGACCTAATGATCGTTATCAAAGGTGCCAGCGACGCAGCAAACGAGGCCACACTTGAGGCCATCGAAGGGTTGTTCACGCGAAAAGACAACGGTGGTTCGCGCCACGAAGCTCGATACGCAACACTGACCAGCGCAAGCAACAACGTGCCTGAAAGCAACCTCGCAGTGATTTCTGTTAACGGCGCATTTGCTGCCCGCGAAGCGCGCCAGGCGCTGGAAAATGATCTCAACGTGATGCTGTTTTCCGACAACGTCTCCCTTGAAGATGAACTGGCACTTAAACAACTCGCGCACAGCAAAGGCTTGCTGATGATGGGGCCAGATTGCGGCACCGCGATTATCAATGGCGCGGCGTTGTGCTTTGGCAATGCGGTGCGTCGCGGATCTATCGGTATCGTGGGCGCGTCGGGAACCGGCAGCCAGGAACTCAGCGTGCGTATTCACGAGTTTGGCGGGGGTGTTTCTCAGCTCATCGGCACCGGCGGACGTGATTTAAGCGAAAAAATCGGCGGCATCATGATGCTCGATGCGATTCAGATGCTGGAAGATGACGCGCAAACCGAAGTGATTGTGCTGGTCTCAAAACCGCCTGCTGAAAGCGTCGCGCGTAAAGTGCTGCAACGTGCGCAGGATTGCCGCAAGCCAGTTGTTGTCTGCTTCCTCGGGACAAAAGAGACTCGCGCAGATGAACCGGGTTTACAGTTTGCCCGTGCCACTAAAGAAGCCGCGCTAAAAGCCGTGTTGCTCACAGGCATTAAAAAGGAATCGCTGGATCTCCACCCGCTTAACTGGCCGCTTATTGAAGAAGTTCGTTCCCGTCTGAAGCCTGAACAGAAGTACATTCGTGCGCTGTTCTGCGGCGGTACGCTGTGCGACGAAGCGATGTTTGCCGCACTGGAAAAATACCCGGACGTTTACAGCAATATCCAGCCAAACCCGGAATATCGCCTCAAAGACGTCAACGTCAGCATTGCCCACACCTTCCTCGATTTTGGTGACGACGATTTCACCAACGGCAAACCGCACCCGATGATTGACCCAACCAACCGCATCAGCCGCTTGCTGCAAGAAGCGCGTGACCCGGAAGTCGGCGTGATTGCGATGGATTTCGTGCTGGGTTACGGCTCGCATGAAGATCCTGTCGGCGTGATGCTTGATGCCATCAAAGAAGCGAAAGCCATTGCTGCACGCGATGGGCGTCACCTGGAGATTTTGGGTTACGTCCTGGGCACAGATTTGGACACCCCTTCGCTTGCCCAGCAGTGCCAGATGCTGACGGATGCTGGCGTGATTTGGGCAAGTAGCAGCACCAACACCGGTCTGCTGGCGCGTGAGTTTGTCTGCAAGGAGAATGCACAATGA
- a CDS encoding YlbE family protein, whose protein sequence is MSLFNQPLNVINVGIAMFSDDLKKQNIPVTQLDWTPPGQGNLDVVKSLDAIAGPALAEKVAAANKLAVERIIQSHPVLIGYDQAINVVPGMTRNTILHAGPPVAWEKMCGAMKGAVTGALVFEGLAANLEDAAELAASGEIIFSPCHEHDCVGSMAGVTSASMFMHIVENKTYGNRAYTNLSEQMAKILRMGANDQSVIDRLIWMRDVLGPMLRDAMKLAGEIDLRLMLAQALHMGDECHNRNNAGTTLLIQALTPWIIQTDFTVAQQKEVFDFVASSDYFSGPTWMAMCKAAMDAAHGIEYSTVVTTMARNGVEFGLRVSGLPGHWFTGPAQQVIGPMFAGYKPEDSGLDIGDSAITETYGIGGFAMATAPAIVALVGGTVDEAIDFSRQMREITLGENPNITIPLLSFMGVPTAIDITRVGDSGILPVINTAIAHKDAGIGMIGAGIVHPPFECFEKALLAFSGRYSF, encoded by the coding sequence ATGAGTTTGTTCAACCAACCGCTGAACGTGATTAACGTCGGTATTGCGATGTTTAGTGACGATTTGAAAAAGCAGAACATCCCCGTGACTCAGCTGGACTGGACGCCGCCGGGGCAGGGCAATTTAGACGTGGTTAAGTCATTGGATGCCATTGCCGGACCTGCACTTGCGGAAAAAGTAGCGGCGGCCAACAAGCTAGCCGTTGAGCGCATCATCCAGTCCCATCCTGTGCTGATTGGCTATGACCAGGCGATCAACGTGGTGCCGGGCATGACCCGCAATACGATTTTGCACGCCGGGCCTCCGGTTGCCTGGGAAAAAATGTGCGGCGCGATGAAAGGCGCGGTCACTGGCGCGTTAGTCTTTGAAGGGCTGGCCGCAAACCTGGAAGACGCCGCAGAGCTTGCCGCATCGGGCGAAATTATCTTCTCGCCTTGCCACGAACACGACTGCGTAGGCTCGATGGCGGGCGTGACTTCCGCTTCGATGTTTATGCACATCGTCGAGAACAAAACCTACGGCAACCGCGCTTACACCAACCTTAGCGAGCAGATGGCGAAGATCCTGCGCATGGGTGCCAACGACCAGAGCGTGATTGACCGTCTTATCTGGATGCGCGACGTGCTGGGCCCGATGTTACGCGATGCGATGAAGCTCGCAGGTGAAATCGATTTACGTCTGATGCTGGCGCAAGCGCTGCATATGGGTGACGAGTGCCACAACCGCAACAACGCAGGTACGACGCTGCTGATTCAGGCGCTGACGCCGTGGATTATCCAGACCGACTTCACCGTGGCGCAGCAAAAAGAGGTGTTCGATTTTGTCGCCAGCAGCGACTACTTCTCTGGCCCGACGTGGATGGCAATGTGTAAAGCGGCGATGGACGCGGCGCACGGCATCGAGTACAGCACCGTCGTCACCACCATGGCGCGTAACGGCGTGGAGTTCGGTCTGCGCGTGAGCGGGTTGCCTGGTCACTGGTTTACCGGCCCGGCGCAGCAGGTGATCGGCCCGATGTTTGCCGGTTACAAGCCTGAAGATTCCGGCCTGGATATTGGCGACAGCGCGATAACCGAAACCTACGGCATTGGCGGTTTTGCCATGGCGACGGCCCCGGCGATTGTTGCACTGGTGGGCGGCACCGTGGACGAAGCCATCGATTTTTCGCGCCAGATGCGCGAGATAACCCTCGGCGAAAACCCAAATATCACCATTCCATTGCTGTCGTTTATGGGAGTCCCGACTGCCATTGATATTACTCGCGTGGGCGACAGCGGCATTTTGCCGGTTATCAACACGGCCATTGCCCACAAAGATGCGGGTATTGGCATGATTGGAGCCGGGATTGTGCATCCGCCGTTTGAATGTTTTGAGAAGGCTCTGCTCGCCTTTAGCGGGCGTTACTCTTTCTGA